The following proteins come from a genomic window of Terribacillus aidingensis:
- a CDS encoding YhdB family protein yields MKVQDYEKALLFTIWGQWDDLLVLMVRTKDDLLSKRIEIFLHAFHYPSEQHAVVKSHEELIQYIDHALGHTTLYALDM; encoded by the coding sequence ATGAAAGTCCAGGATTACGAAAAAGCACTGCTATTTACAATTTGGGGTCAATGGGATGATCTCCTTGTCCTCATGGTACGCACAAAGGATGATCTGCTTTCCAAGCGGATTGAAATCTTTCTACATGCCTTTCATTATCCCTCCGAACAGCACGCTGTCGTGAAATCTCATGAAGAGCTGATTCAATATATCGATCATGCGTTAGGTCATACAACCCTATATGCTTTGGACATGTAA
- the ltaE gene encoding low-specificity L-threonine aldolase, protein MIDLRSDTVTKPSEAMRKAAYEAEVGDDVYGEDPAVNELEETVADLLGKEAALFVPSGTQGNQIAVLSHCNPGNEIILEEESHIFLYEGAATSIFAGVQTRTLKGERGAICPEGLAAAIRKDDIHFPETGLICLENTHNKAGGAVIPIENMMVIAQIAREHRIPIHLDGARLFNASVASGISVAKYAQLTDTVQVCLSKGLGAPVGSVLAGSEVFIAKAKKWRKRLGGGMRQAGILAAPGLVALRENVERLADDHENAKLLADGLAEIDGIEIMNKVETNIVLADVQGTGMTADAYVQLLKEQQVLANAFGPYSVRFVTHYDVGKGAIKKALAVASSLSKQPN, encoded by the coding sequence ATGATCGATCTGCGTAGTGATACGGTCACCAAGCCATCAGAAGCGATGCGGAAAGCTGCTTATGAAGCAGAAGTCGGAGATGATGTCTATGGAGAGGATCCAGCTGTAAATGAGCTAGAGGAAACGGTTGCCGATTTACTTGGAAAGGAAGCCGCACTATTCGTGCCAAGCGGTACTCAGGGGAATCAAATCGCAGTACTTTCTCATTGCAACCCTGGTAATGAAATCATCTTGGAAGAGGAATCCCATATTTTTCTCTATGAAGGAGCTGCTACATCCATTTTTGCAGGTGTGCAGACACGTACACTGAAAGGGGAACGCGGGGCGATATGTCCGGAGGGATTAGCTGCTGCTATCCGCAAGGACGATATTCATTTTCCAGAAACAGGCTTGATTTGTCTGGAGAATACGCATAATAAAGCAGGCGGAGCCGTCATCCCGATCGAGAATATGATGGTGATTGCCCAAATAGCTCGTGAACATCGAATTCCGATTCACTTGGATGGCGCACGTTTGTTCAATGCATCCGTCGCTTCCGGTATTAGTGTGGCAAAATATGCGCAGCTGACCGATACTGTCCAGGTTTGTTTGTCCAAGGGCTTAGGAGCGCCTGTCGGTTCTGTTCTGGCAGGATCTGAAGTGTTCATTGCTAAAGCTAAAAAATGGAGAAAACGTCTTGGAGGCGGCATGCGCCAAGCCGGCATATTAGCAGCACCTGGCCTTGTTGCCCTGCGTGAAAATGTGGAACGTCTCGCAGACGACCACGAGAATGCTAAGCTATTGGCAGATGGCCTAGCTGAAATTGACGGTATTGAAATCATGAATAAGGTTGAAACGAATATCGTACTTGCAGATGTGCAAGGTACCGGTATGACAGCAGATGCTTATGTGCAGTTGCTCAAGGAACAGCAAGTATTGGCAAATGCTTTCGGTCCTTACAGTGTTCGTTTTGTCACACATTATGACGTTGGTAAAGGTGCGATAAAGAAAGCTTTGGCAGTTGCTTCATCTCTTTCGAAACAGCCAAATTAA
- a CDS encoding type 1 glutamine amidotransferase domain-containing protein, which yields MGNVLIVATNHDSLKQTPHTTGLWFSELTNFYDKLKTRHVMTVVSPKGGNIPIDRRSLTGLFTSHKLRKYYRAPGFRKLLENSLSPKEVNAADYDAIYFTGGHGTMWDFPENKELQQLTRDIYENGGIVAAVCHGPAALLNVKLSDGTYLLQDKTVTGYSDREETASLNKHEIPYSLEEQLKIRALTYHKSKVPFKGHVEADDRLITGQNPASVKDVAKAVIKRIEQKDFEENPRSFRAVLRIPEEEQILRRKPAP from the coding sequence ATGGGTAATGTATTGATTGTCGCAACGAATCACGACAGCCTGAAACAGACACCCCACACAACAGGACTCTGGTTCAGTGAACTGACGAATTTTTACGATAAACTAAAGACACGTCATGTCATGACGGTTGTCAGTCCAAAGGGCGGAAATATACCAATAGATCGTCGCAGTCTTACAGGGCTGTTCACAAGCCATAAGTTGCGGAAGTACTACCGTGCTCCAGGGTTCAGGAAATTATTGGAGAACAGTCTATCTCCGAAGGAAGTAAATGCTGCCGATTATGATGCTATTTATTTCACTGGAGGTCACGGGACAATGTGGGATTTCCCTGAAAATAAAGAGCTGCAGCAGTTGACTAGGGATATCTATGAAAATGGAGGAATTGTTGCCGCCGTTTGTCACGGCCCTGCTGCATTGCTGAATGTGAAGCTGTCTGACGGAACTTACTTATTGCAAGATAAGACAGTCACTGGTTATTCCGACCGCGAAGAAACTGCTAGCCTGAATAAACACGAAATTCCTTATAGCTTGGAAGAGCAGCTTAAAATACGTGCACTTACGTACCACAAATCAAAAGTGCCTTTCAAAGGACATGTAGAAGCAGACGACAGACTGATCACCGGGCAGAATCCAGCCAGTGTCAAAGATGTAGCGAAAGCAGTCATCAAGCGAATTGAACAAAAAGATTTTGAAGAAAATCCTCGTTCTTTCCGCGCTGTACTGCGAATTCCAGAGGAAGAACAAATTTTAAGAAGAAAGCCAGCTCCATAA
- a CDS encoding S-ribosylhomocysteine lyase produces MTKKMNVESFNLDHTKVAAPYVRLVGTTEGAQDKVYKYDIRFKQPNKEYMEMPGLHSLEHLMAENIRNNIDNILDIGPMGCQTGFYVSILNNDSYDDILVALEKTLQDVLDATEVPACNEVQCGWAANHSLEGAQEIAKEMLSKKDEWRQVFAE; encoded by the coding sequence ATGACAAAGAAAATGAACGTAGAAAGCTTCAACCTTGATCATACTAAAGTTGCTGCACCATATGTCCGCTTAGTCGGCACAACAGAGGGAGCACAAGACAAAGTATACAAATACGATATCCGCTTCAAGCAACCTAACAAAGAGTATATGGAAATGCCAGGTCTGCATTCCCTGGAGCATTTAATGGCTGAGAATATCCGCAATAATATCGACAATATCCTTGATATCGGTCCAATGGGCTGCCAAACAGGTTTCTATGTTTCCATTTTGAATAATGACAGCTATGACGACATCCTCGTCGCTTTGGAAAAAACACTGCAAGATGTGCTCGATGCAACAGAAGTGCCTGCTTGCAATGAAGTGCAATGTGGCTGGGCAGCTAACCACAGTCTTGAGGGTGCACAGGAGATTGCGAAAGAAATGCTTTCTAAAAAAGATGAATGGCGTCAAGTTTTCGCTGAATAG
- a CDS encoding cysteine synthase family protein: MAVYNSVHELIGNTPIVQITNFSLPEGVRLFAKLEFYNPGGSVKDRLGVNLIDEAFRTGKLKENGTIIEPTAGNTGIGIALAALKRRVSVIFCVPEKFSQEKQELMRALGAKVINTPTSEGMTGAIKKAKELLDEIPDSYCPQQFANPANPETYYKTLGPEIWRDLEGKVDIFVAGGGTGGTFMGTARYLKDQNPEVKTVIVEPEGSILNGGAPGSHRTEGIGMEFLPDYMDTAYFDAIHTISDDDAFYYVKELAAKEGLLVGSSSGSAFTAALKEAEHAKPGTTIVTIFPDSSERYLSQQIYQGGLR; the protein is encoded by the coding sequence ATGGCTGTTTACAATTCAGTACATGAACTGATTGGGAATACACCGATTGTACAAATAACGAACTTTTCTCTTCCGGAGGGAGTTCGTTTATTTGCGAAACTGGAGTTTTATAACCCTGGTGGCAGTGTGAAGGATCGGCTTGGTGTCAATTTGATCGATGAGGCGTTTCGGACAGGGAAACTGAAGGAAAACGGTACGATCATTGAACCGACAGCGGGTAATACCGGTATTGGTATTGCACTGGCTGCCTTGAAACGCAGGGTTTCCGTAATCTTCTGCGTACCAGAGAAATTCAGCCAGGAAAAACAGGAGCTGATGCGGGCGCTTGGGGCAAAGGTAATCAATACACCGACATCCGAAGGGATGACAGGAGCAATTAAAAAGGCGAAAGAGCTGCTGGATGAAATCCCTGACAGCTATTGCCCGCAGCAATTTGCTAATCCTGCTAACCCGGAGACTTACTATAAGACGCTTGGTCCGGAAATATGGCGTGACCTTGAAGGTAAAGTGGATATCTTTGTAGCTGGTGGCGGCACAGGCGGAACGTTTATGGGTACAGCGCGTTACTTGAAGGATCAGAATCCTGAAGTGAAGACAGTCATTGTTGAGCCGGAGGGTTCGATCCTGAACGGGGGTGCTCCAGGATCCCACCGTACAGAAGGTATAGGCATGGAGTTTTTACCTGATTATATGGATACAGCATATTTTGATGCAATTCATACAATTTCAGATGATGATGCATTTTATTACGTAAAAGAGTTGGCTGCCAAAGAAGGGCTGCTTGTCGGCAGTTCTTCCGGATCTGCTTTCACTGCAGCACTTAAAGAAGCAGAGCATGCTAAGCCAGGGACGACGATTGTGACCATCTTCCCGGACAGCAGTGAGCGCTACCTCAGTCAGCAGATCTATCAAGGAGGATTACGATGA
- a CDS encoding bifunctional cystathionine gamma-lyase/homocysteine desulfhydrase gives MRRKTKMIHGGITSDEKTGAVSVPIYQVSTYKQPGPGEHTGYEYSRTGNPTRHALEETIAALENGKRGFAFSSGMAAITSVMMLFEAGSHVVMTDDVYGGSYRLATKVLNRYQLGHTFVDTSSPEEVEQAIKPETKAIYVETPTNPLLKITDIKKMAEIAKKHDVLLIVDNTFATPYWQNPLDLGADIVLHSATKYIGGHSDVVSGLVVVNDDKLADELHFIQNSAGAVLGPQDSWLLLRGIKTLGIRMEAIEKNSAKLVDFLKAHPGVSTIYYPGLPEHKGHDIAASQAEGFGGMISFDVGSGEKADQVLRKTKYFVLAESLGAVESLISLPAKMTHASIPQERRAELGITDGLIRISVGIEDSEDLIEDLKQAMED, from the coding sequence ATGAGACGGAAAACAAAAATGATTCACGGTGGAATTACATCGGACGAAAAAACGGGCGCAGTTAGTGTGCCTATATACCAGGTAAGTACGTACAAACAGCCAGGACCTGGTGAACATACAGGCTATGAATATTCCCGTACAGGTAATCCGACACGTCATGCATTGGAAGAAACAATTGCAGCTTTGGAAAACGGTAAAAGAGGCTTTGCATTCAGTTCCGGTATGGCGGCCATTACTTCTGTGATGATGCTTTTTGAAGCAGGCAGCCATGTTGTCATGACTGACGATGTGTATGGCGGAAGCTACCGTTTAGCGACAAAGGTACTAAATCGCTATCAGCTTGGGCACACATTTGTAGATACAAGTTCGCCGGAAGAGGTTGAGCAGGCAATCAAACCAGAAACAAAAGCCATTTATGTCGAGACACCGACCAATCCATTATTGAAAATTACAGATATCAAGAAGATGGCGGAAATCGCGAAGAAACATGACGTTCTGCTGATTGTCGATAATACTTTCGCAACACCTTATTGGCAGAATCCGCTTGATTTGGGAGCAGATATCGTACTTCACAGTGCAACGAAATATATTGGCGGTCATAGCGATGTCGTGTCAGGACTCGTTGTCGTAAATGATGACAAACTTGCTGATGAGCTGCACTTTATCCAGAACTCTGCTGGTGCTGTTCTTGGACCGCAAGACAGCTGGCTGCTTCTTCGCGGAATCAAGACACTTGGTATCCGCATGGAAGCTATAGAGAAAAATAGTGCCAAGCTAGTCGACTTCCTGAAAGCACATCCAGGAGTGAGTACGATTTATTATCCTGGTCTGCCTGAGCATAAAGGACACGATATTGCTGCAAGCCAAGCAGAGGGCTTTGGCGGTATGATATCCTTTGATGTCGGCAGTGGTGAAAAAGCAGATCAAGTACTGCGTAAAACGAAATATTTCGTCTTGGCAGAAAGCCTCGGAGCAGTCGAAAGCCTCATATCCCTTCCTGCTAAAATGACGCATGCATCCATTCCGCAGGAACGCAGAGCAGAATTAGGTATTACGGATGGTTTGATCCGAATCAGTGTTGGTATCGAGGATAGTGAAGATTTGATCGAAGACTTGAAGCAAGCAATGGAAGATTGA
- a CDS encoding anti-sigma factor domain-containing protein, which produces MKRGVVVKQSRRSTIVLTSEGTFLEINAQGQAEIGQEVEFSAQELVRRTRIRHWTPSMKNFMRVAVLVLVFVLALFPVYSWYNGNKAYAYVSLDFNPSIELKVNNRMDVVSVAALNEDAKTVLANLDDWQGEDVKTVAASILRISSDLGLLADSESIIIGVNYIDTKQEDKQLTNILEGSIIGFNDTLHIASYQVPDKVRETAQDEQKSMNEIMAESILDEDSSKSVPALTQSDSAIIKDFYKNDVEEDGAEAEETSLQTSEDPDSQSVHAVAESAEVREKADQQANIVKAKAEQAEAKPLKAATEQKKNEEAVRSREAMKEDKEKAKEAAKPSKDEKKRAKEADKQLREAQKESKAKEKQMEKEESNRQKENEKDNHRNKSEESKQSSAREQGNERDYDDKRDSRDDERHGNHDDN; this is translated from the coding sequence GTGAAGAGAGGAGTCGTCGTGAAGCAAAGCCGCCGGAGCACGATTGTGTTGACCAGTGAAGGCACATTCCTGGAAATCAACGCGCAAGGGCAGGCAGAGATCGGGCAAGAAGTCGAATTTAGTGCACAGGAACTGGTTCGGAGAACAAGAATTAGGCATTGGACACCTTCCATGAAAAATTTCATGCGGGTTGCCGTATTGGTGCTTGTATTTGTTCTGGCGTTATTCCCGGTTTATTCCTGGTACAACGGCAATAAAGCATACGCGTACGTCAGTTTGGATTTCAATCCGAGCATTGAATTGAAAGTGAATAATCGTATGGATGTCGTCTCTGTGGCAGCTTTGAACGAAGATGCGAAAACGGTCCTAGCAAATCTGGATGATTGGCAAGGTGAGGATGTTAAGACGGTCGCGGCCAGTATTTTGCGTATATCGAGTGACTTAGGTCTTTTAGCTGACTCGGAAAGTATTATTATTGGTGTGAATTATATTGATACCAAGCAAGAGGACAAGCAGCTGACCAATATTTTAGAAGGTTCGATCATTGGTTTCAATGATACATTACATATTGCTTCCTACCAAGTACCTGATAAGGTACGTGAAACAGCCCAGGACGAGCAAAAATCCATGAATGAAATTATGGCAGAGTCCATCCTGGATGAAGACTCATCTAAGTCTGTACCTGCTCTTACACAATCAGATTCAGCTATTATTAAAGATTTTTATAAAAATGATGTGGAAGAAGATGGAGCAGAAGCGGAAGAGACTTCCCTTCAGACAAGTGAGGACCCTGATTCACAGTCTGTACATGCTGTGGCAGAATCCGCTGAAGTGAGGGAGAAAGCGGATCAACAAGCAAATATAGTGAAAGCAAAGGCGGAACAGGCAGAAGCCAAACCGCTAAAAGCAGCAACTGAACAAAAAAAGAACGAAGAAGCTGTGCGTTCAAGAGAAGCAATGAAGGAAGATAAAGAAAAAGCAAAAGAAGCAGCTAAGCCATCCAAGGATGAAAAAAAGCGAGCCAAAGAAGCAGATAAGCAGTTGAGGGAAGCTCAGAAGGAATCCAAAGCGAAAGAAAAACAGATGGAAAAAGAAGAGTCGAATAGGCAAAAAGAAAATGAAAAAGATAATCATCGAAATAAATCCGAAGAATCTAAACAGTCCTCTGCGAGAGAGCAAGGAAATGAACGAGATTATGATGATAAAAGAGATTCACGTGATGATGAAAGACATGGAAATCATGACGACAACTAA
- a CDS encoding class I SAM-dependent methyltransferase — translation MGREFIDMFDEWAETYDDTVTGQDPQYKEVFDKYNEILQTVADAAEGNTLEFGVGTGNLSEKLLAKGLNVTGIEPSKEMREHASRKFPQLQIVDGDFLSFPQPDHEVSAIVSTWAFHHLTDEEKEQAITKYAQLLPAGGKVIFADTVFSSEEGRDQLIQEEKDKGYDRLVQDLTTEYYTTMQVLRNIFQTHGFHVTFKQMNRFVYLITAEKA, via the coding sequence ATGGGCCGCGAATTTATCGATATGTTCGATGAATGGGCAGAGACGTATGATGATACGGTTACTGGCCAGGATCCACAATATAAAGAAGTGTTTGATAAATACAATGAAATCCTGCAAACTGTCGCTGATGCTGCAGAAGGAAACACACTGGAGTTTGGTGTCGGAACAGGAAACCTTTCTGAAAAGCTGTTAGCTAAAGGTTTGAATGTAACTGGAATTGAACCTTCCAAAGAGATGCGCGAGCATGCATCCCGGAAATTCCCGCAGCTTCAGATAGTAGACGGTGATTTTCTCTCCTTTCCGCAGCCTGATCACGAGGTTTCTGCCATCGTAAGTACGTGGGCATTCCATCATCTGACAGATGAGGAGAAGGAGCAGGCAATTACGAAATATGCACAGCTGCTTCCAGCAGGCGGAAAAGTAATATTTGCTGATACGGTATTCTCAAGTGAAGAAGGTCGTGATCAGCTAATTCAGGAAGAAAAGGATAAGGGATATGACAGACTTGTCCAGGATTTGACAACCGAATATTATACGACGATGCAAGTGCTTCGTAACATTTTCCAAACGCACGGATTTCATGTTACATTTAAGCAAATGAACCGCTTCGTCTATTTGATCACAGCAGAAAAAGCGTAA
- a CDS encoding dipeptidase: MTNQVVAYLQENREKLLEKLYTYLRIPSISTDSAYKEDVAKTAGFTADYLKEIGFDKVTIQETERHPIVTGEWLGAGPDKPTALFYGHYDVQPADPLPLWDSEPFEPTVRNGRIYARGVSDDKGQVFMHLAVFEAFMKTEGALPINVKVCIEGEEEIGSTNLHAVLHEHTEQFQADFAIISDSGMVEAGQPTMLYGLKGAAALEFSVYGPDRDLHSGMYGGAVRNPLQALAHILSSLKDEEEVVQVEGFYDGVEELPEEERKLMAQAPGEDFVQTVGVPEAVSEKGYTAKEHTMARPTLEINGMYGGYQGEGTKTIIPAEATAKITSRLVPGQDPVDIVEKITAHIEKHAPAGVRVEVRPEPFKAKAYKVDPNHPLIQKAAESLTQAFGKETVFVRMGGSIPVVEWIDTVYQMPVVLLGFGTPEDRLHSPNESFPLESFDKGMETLVYYYQKVSE; encoded by the coding sequence ATGACGAATCAAGTTGTCGCTTATTTACAGGAAAATCGGGAGAAATTGCTAGAGAAGCTTTATACATATCTTCGGATTCCCAGTATCAGCACAGATAGTGCATACAAGGAAGATGTTGCAAAGACAGCCGGCTTTACGGCTGACTATTTGAAAGAAATCGGCTTCGATAAAGTGACCATCCAAGAAACAGAGCGTCATCCAATCGTAACGGGTGAATGGCTTGGTGCAGGTCCGGATAAACCGACTGCACTTTTCTATGGACATTATGATGTGCAGCCGGCAGATCCGCTTCCGCTTTGGGACAGCGAGCCATTCGAGCCGACTGTACGAAACGGACGGATCTATGCACGAGGCGTGAGTGATGACAAAGGTCAGGTATTCATGCACCTGGCAGTATTCGAAGCATTCATGAAAACAGAAGGCGCGCTGCCGATCAATGTAAAAGTATGTATCGAAGGAGAAGAAGAAATCGGAAGTACAAATCTGCATGCTGTACTGCATGAGCACACAGAGCAATTCCAAGCCGATTTTGCTATCATCAGCGATTCCGGGATGGTCGAAGCAGGCCAGCCGACTATGCTTTATGGCTTGAAAGGTGCAGCTGCGCTTGAGTTCTCTGTTTATGGACCAGATCGCGATCTGCATTCCGGTATGTATGGTGGTGCTGTCCGTAATCCGCTTCAGGCATTGGCGCATATCCTAAGTTCCTTGAAGGATGAAGAAGAAGTCGTTCAAGTAGAAGGTTTCTATGATGGTGTAGAGGAATTGCCTGAAGAAGAGCGTAAACTGATGGCGCAAGCACCAGGTGAAGACTTTGTTCAGACAGTCGGCGTGCCGGAAGCAGTTTCCGAAAAAGGTTACACTGCCAAGGAACATACAATGGCTCGCCCAACACTGGAAATCAACGGTATGTATGGTGGTTACCAAGGAGAAGGTACGAAAACGATCATCCCGGCTGAGGCAACAGCGAAGATCACCAGCCGTCTCGTACCTGGACAGGATCCAGTGGATATCGTGGAGAAAATCACGGCACACATCGAAAAACATGCACCTGCTGGCGTTCGTGTGGAAGTGAGACCGGAACCTTTCAAAGCAAAAGCATACAAAGTCGATCCGAATCATCCGCTGATCCAAAAAGCAGCGGAAAGTCTGACACAGGCCTTCGGTAAGGAAACAGTCTTCGTTCGTATGGGAGGATCGATTCCGGTCGTCGAATGGATTGATACGGTTTATCAAATGCCAGTGGTTCTGCTTGGTTTCGGAACACCTGAGGACAGACTGCATTCCCCGAATGAAAGCTTCCCGCTGGAAAGCTTCGATAAAGGGATGGAGACACTGGTCTATTATTATCAAAAAGTGAGCGAATGA
- a CDS encoding YhcN/YlaJ family sporulation lipoprotein, whose protein sequence is MKKWKLISMAALAAITLTACQNDDNNNDTGMGNVEPTRFNNTDNNLVDRNTDNTRDGDDRQKNGDDQQPRYQVADDVARKVEEVEGVDRAYVFTTDNNAYVAVDMKDDNNNGNNGNNGINGNNGNNGNNGNNGNNGNTGNNGMGNTATGNNNNNEVTDKMKKDVEKAVKSVDEDIDNVYVSADPDFLGMAEDYNNKIDEGQPVKGFFLEFGNMLNRVFPNNER, encoded by the coding sequence ATGAAAAAGTGGAAATTAATCAGCATGGCTGCCCTTGCTGCGATTACGCTTACAGCTTGTCAGAATGACGATAATAACAATGACACTGGCATGGGCAATGTAGAACCGACTAGATTCAATAATACGGACAATAATTTAGTCGACCGTAATACTGACAATACAAGAGATGGTGATGATCGCCAGAAAAATGGTGATGACCAACAGCCGCGTTACCAGGTTGCAGATGACGTAGCAAGAAAAGTGGAAGAAGTTGAAGGTGTAGATAGAGCGTATGTATTTACAACGGATAACAATGCTTATGTAGCTGTCGATATGAAGGACGATAACAATAACGGTAACAATGGTAATAACGGTATTAATGGTAACAATGGAAACAATGGAAACAATGGAAATAACGGAAATAACGGTAACACAGGCAACAACGGAATGGGCAACACAGCTACTGGTAATAACAACAATAATGAAGTAACAGACAAGATGAAAAAAGATGTGGAAAAAGCAGTTAAATCAGTCGATGAAGATATCGATAATGTATATGTATCCGCAGATCCAGACTTTTTGGGAATGGCAGAAGACTACAACAACAAAATTGATGAAGGTCAGCCAGTAAAAGGCTTCTTCTTAGAATTCGGCAATATGCTAAATCGTGTCTTCCCTAATAACGAAAGATAA
- a CDS encoding bifunctional GNAT family N-acetyltransferase/carbon-nitrogen hydrolase family protein, with protein sequence MSELDLSQFEKKVVLRNITEADIDQILDMQKVCFPGMEPWKKSHLKSHIDIFPEGQFCVEVDGKIIGSCSSLIVNFDEYDDRHTWDDITDEGYITNHNPDGFNLYGIEVMVHPDYRGMKIGKRLYEARRELAAEMNLKSIIIGGRIPNYHKYKDEMTPREYVEEVESQNIYDPVLTFQMMNGFRVMRINRDYLPDDKQSATFATLMEWNNIEYHAKTKRHFKTSYPVRITVIQYMMKQIESFEEFARQVEYYVDVAYDFGSDFAVFPEIFTTQLMSFLEEKVPSKAVRKLSEFTEQYIELFTSLAVRYNVNIVGGSHFVEEDEHIYNIAYLFRRDGTIEKQYKIHVTPNERKWWGIQPGDTVKVFDTDCGRIAIQICYDIEFPELARYAVDQGANIIFVPFCTDDRQGYLRVRYCAQARAVENQVYTVIAGTVGNLTQVENMDIQYAQSGIFTPSDFEFARDGIVGECPPNIETVVVGDVDLEILQRQRKTGTVRHLHDRRKDLFELRFKNLESETPDDQIK encoded by the coding sequence ATGTCTGAACTTGATTTGTCGCAGTTTGAGAAAAAGGTTGTTTTACGTAATATTACGGAAGCAGATATTGATCAAATCCTGGACATGCAGAAAGTGTGCTTCCCAGGCATGGAGCCGTGGAAAAAAAGCCATTTGAAAAGTCATATCGATATATTCCCAGAAGGCCAATTCTGTGTGGAAGTTGACGGTAAGATCATTGGCAGTTGTTCCAGTTTGATTGTCAATTTTGATGAATACGATGATCGACATACGTGGGATGACATCACGGATGAAGGATATATCACAAACCATAACCCGGATGGTTTCAATTTGTATGGCATTGAGGTCATGGTGCATCCGGATTATCGTGGCATGAAGATTGGGAAGCGCCTTTATGAAGCGAGGAGGGAACTGGCCGCAGAGATGAATCTGAAAAGCATCATCATCGGCGGAAGAATCCCAAATTATCATAAGTACAAGGATGAAATGACACCACGGGAGTATGTGGAAGAAGTGGAATCACAGAATATCTATGATCCCGTACTTACTTTCCAAATGATGAACGGATTTCGCGTGATGCGGATTAATCGTGACTATTTGCCTGATGACAAGCAATCCGCAACTTTCGCTACCTTAATGGAGTGGAATAACATTGAATATCATGCCAAAACGAAACGTCATTTCAAAACGTCTTATCCGGTGCGAATCACGGTTATTCAATATATGATGAAGCAAATCGAATCGTTTGAGGAGTTTGCAAGGCAAGTCGAATATTATGTTGACGTCGCCTATGATTTTGGATCTGACTTTGCTGTATTTCCCGAAATCTTCACAACCCAGCTCATGAGCTTCCTTGAAGAAAAAGTACCTTCTAAAGCAGTCCGTAAACTATCTGAATTTACGGAGCAGTATATCGAGCTATTCACTAGTCTGGCTGTCCGCTACAATGTCAATATTGTCGGAGGCTCGCACTTTGTGGAAGAGGACGAGCATATATATAATATTGCCTATCTTTTCCGCCGGGATGGCACAATTGAGAAGCAATATAAAATACATGTTACACCGAATGAGAGAAAATGGTGGGGCATCCAGCCTGGGGACACAGTAAAAGTATTTGATACAGATTGCGGCCGAATTGCAATCCAAATTTGCTATGATATCGAATTTCCAGAGCTTGCACGCTATGCAGTAGATCAAGGTGCGAATATCATTTTTGTACCATTCTGTACGGATGATCGGCAAGGCTACTTGCGAGTTCGCTATTGTGCACAGGCGCGTGCAGTCGAAAACCAAGTGTATACTGTCATCGCAGGAACGGTTGGCAACTTGACTCAAGTAGAAAATATGGATATTCAATATGCTCAGTCTGGAATTTTCACACCTTCTGATTTTGAATTTGCGCGTGATGGAATTGTTGGAGAGTGTCCGCCGAATATTGAGACAGTTGTTGTTGGTGATGTTGATTTGGAGATATTGCAGCGCCAGCGGAAGACTGGTACTGTACGTCATTTGCATGATCGCCGCAAGGATCTCTTCGAATTAAGGTTTAAGAATCTGGAGAGTGAAACGCCGGATGATCAGATTAAATAA